From a single Podarcis raffonei isolate rPodRaf1 chromosome 10, rPodRaf1.pri, whole genome shotgun sequence genomic region:
- the LOC128422460 gene encoding uncharacterized protein LOC128422460, producing the protein MPPKETKAPPGIRPEGAVAEDPPAGSPEASQASLPPGTAMTPISRTVCLYRPAGTFADSQPLVLLLPWFGARPGALAKYLSLYLGRGWAVLVAESSLGHFLWPRWGLAYAEQLLGLLGEGKALGTQPLLIHAFSIGGYTFAQMMVHLARHPERHAGIGERICGCVYDSLVAGSLENMAQGVARMTSSSAAVRPLLRGGALLYFRLFRPCTVAHYEAALGAFHHPPLRCPVLVFFCHNDPLSDARTMQQLLGAWRALGLRVQVQEWPVSRHAQHLRLYPQEYAWALGTFLQQLGLLPASGLQAKL; encoded by the exons ATGCCTCCCAAGGAAACCAAGGCCCCTCCTGGCATCAGACCCGAAGGCGCCGTGGCGGAGGACCCACCTGCGGGCAGCCCAGAAGCGAGCCAGGCCTCCCTGCCGCCTGGCACGGCCATGACGCCCATCTCGCGCACTGTCTGCCTATACCGGCCTGCGGGCACCTTTGCTGACTCGCAGCCCCTAGTCCTGCTGCTGCCCTGGTTTGGCGCCCGGCCCGGTGCCCTGGCCAAGTACCTCTCCCTCTACCTGGGCCGCGGCTGGGCTGTGCTGGTGGCCGAGAGCAGCCTGGGACATTTCCTGTGGCCACGGTGGGGCCTGGCGTACGCGGAGCAGCTCCTGGGGCTCCTGGGGGAGGGCAAGGCCCTGGGCACCCAGCCCCTCCTCATCCACGCCTTCTCCATCGGAGGGTACACCTTTGCCCAGATGATGGTGCACCTCGCCAGACACCCCGAGCGGCACGCCGGCATCGGAGAGCGCATCTGCGGCTGCGTCTACGACAGCCTGGTCGCAGGGAGCCTGGAGAATATGGCTCAGG gtgTGGCCAGGATGACCAGCTCCTCGGCGGCCGTCCGGCCTCTCCTCCGCGGAGGCGCCCTGCTGTACTTCCGCCTCTTCCGCCCGTGCACCGTGGCACACTACGAGGCTGCCCTGGGCGCCTTCCACCACCCGCCCCTCCGCTGCCCCGTGCTGGTCTTCTTCTGCCACAACGACCCGCTGAGCGACGCCCGCACCatgcagcagctgctgggtgccTGGCGGGCGCTGGGCCTCCGCGTCCAAGTGCAGGAGTGGCCAGTTTCTCGTCACGCACAACACCTCCGCCTCTACCCCCAGGAATACGCCTGGGCCCTGGGCACTTTCCTGCAACAGCTGGGCCTCCTGCCCGCCTCCGGACTCCAGGCGAAACTTTAG